Genomic DNA from Candidatus Nitronereus thalassa:
GGGTTCGTCCCTGCAAGGGCTGCAAAAACCCAACATTCTTTTCCGGATCCAATGTCGCTGTGCGCACATACACGTTGGTGTAAGCCGTGGGGGCATCTTCTTCCCCCTCCCCTTGTAGCCACACTGACAAGTATTTGTCTAAATTCAACCCAGAACTATCCAACGCCGGATCGGTTTCATGAAAAAGATCGTTTTCCGTTTGGGGCAACGGGTTGGCTTCATGGGCCCGGAAAAGAAAATTATGATTCCACATAGATTTGGCAGAGCACTAGTTAACCCTTTGATAATACGACCTTCTCTGAAAACCATAGTGTCAAGGACTTCAATTGAAAGTCAACTTCATTAAGAGCGGAGATGGAAAAATTTACCTACTTGATAGAAAGTTCTCCGGTCCAAGGATTGGCAACTGGGCATTCGTCTAGGATTTACTCACTGGGGAGAATTCTGGTAGGGTGAATTCAGGTTGTCCGGTATCACCATTTTACGAAAACGTTGTCTTGTATTGGCCTAATATTTGTTTAGAAAGTTTCCCTAGAGGAAGGAGCGAGAATTTATGAAACGATTGATTCTCTTGTTGTTCGTATTGAGCTTGGTGTCTCTCAGTGGTTGTGCAAGTTCTGGCGAAGTCACCAAACTGCGATTGTACGACGTGATGCATTCCACCTTGGAAAATGCTGGAGGAAACCTTTCGGTTGCCGTGTCCGGATTTGAAGACAAACGACCTCCCGCCCAACATCTTGGGTCCCACTACTGTTTTTTCGGTGGAGTCAATCATTTCGACCTCATGGACGGTAATCTGAGTGATGGCCTCTCCACGGCCTTTGTGAATTTTCTGAACAAATCAGGATTTAAAGCCTCTGGTAAAAATAGTGGGCCTGCTGATGTTCGCATTACAGGCAAAGTCACCAAATTTACGGCGAATGCCAAAGGCCAGTTTCTTTCCACGAACATCAATGTTGATGCCATCATGGAATTCACCATTTCTAATGTGGCCGATGGCAGCACGGTCCGCATGACCATTGGTGCCGGCGGAAGTGACGACGTAATATTTTTCGGCCCAGAGGATCTTGAAAATTTGGTCAACGAAGTTCTTCAGGAGGGGTTCGAAGAATTAGTCGAAAAAACATCCGTGCAAGGAAAAACCTTGCGAAGAAAAGTGTAAGCCGTTTTCTCTCCTTTTCTCTCACCCTTAGAATTTTGACGGGGCGGTTTGGCTATTGCCCCCTACCGTAAATCCTCCCAGCCGGTTTTTCATCAGTCGGTTGGGAGGATCTCACCTTAATTCAACCTACTTATGGAATTTTCAAAGGCCAAACACACATTCCCCTCTACTGGAAGGCCAATTCGACAAAAAACCCATCAAGAATTTTTTGTTATTTTGGAAAAAAGAATTACTTGCTTTTCCCTAGATAAAAAGCTATAAACCGCCTAACTGGAGGGATTGAAATATTGAAATTTTTGTCAAGATTTTGAAGTCCAGTTTTTAGAATCTACACGGTACTTCTGGCACGTATGGAATCATCTCAAAGCCCGCAAGCTACCATTTTGATTGTGGAAGACGAGGAAGGTCCTCGCGAGTCTCTCAAAATGGTGTTAAGCCCTCACTTCAATCTCTACTCCGTGGACAACGCCGAGGTTGCCCTGAATATCCTTAAGGAACAGGAGATTGATTTAGTGACTTTGGATTTAAAGCTTCCTGGCAAACAAGGCATGGATCTGTTGCAAAAAATTCGTGATGAAGGACGTGACACGGAGGTTGTGATTATCACGGGATACGGAACGTTGGAATCCGCGGTGAATGCCATTCAGCACGGCATTGCTGCCTATATTACCAAACCATTTAATATCCCTGATCTCCTCGGCGTGATTCATAAAGCCCTAGATCGGCGTCGACAAGTGGATACTTTGCGAGGCTCGTTAGAAGCCTTTAGCTCTCTTTGGGTGCCCGCGGGAGAGCCTGCCTCTCTCACTGAGAAGCTCCGGACACTCCTTGGAGCGAAAAATCCTGAGCTAGCGCAACATGCTCAGCGGGTTCATTATTACACCTCCTTGCTCTTAGAGCATATGGAATTGCCAGCTAAAAGTAAGGAAGGTATTCAGTTGGGGGCACTTCTGCATGATATTGGCCAATTAGGGTTACAGGGCCGATTGGCCTTGGGAAACTCTGAACATACGACCGAGGAAAAGGAACTCCTCGCCTGCCATCCAGTGATTGGGGAACGGATGCTTCAATCAATGACTTTTCCTGAAGAAACTCGTGACGTCATTCGATCGCATCATGAGCGATTTGACGGAACGGGGTTTCCCAATCAGCTTCAAGGGGAGGCCATTCCTTTAGCGGCGCGTGTTGTGGGAATTGCCAACACTTTTGACAATCTTGTCTCTGGCGGGGTGGACACCATGCCGGTAACCGTTCCGGAAGCCCGTGAATACATTCGTCAGGAAGCCGGGAAGGCACTTGATCCAGCTCTTGCAGACTTGTTTGCCAAGATTGTTGGATAACTCTGAACCGTTCTGATCCACATCGACATCTCCCGTGTTGAGATGGTTCAGAGTTGGCTCACCCCCCGTCCAAAATGATTTTATGAGTAAAATTCACCAAACCCCACAAGAATTAACCGACGAAGTCACGACGCTCAAAGCCCGTATTGCGCAACTTGAGGCTAGTGAAGTCAGACGAAAACGTGCGGAACTCACGTTGCGTGCTGCCGCGGAAGAATGGGAACAGTCTTTTAATGCCCTAACCGATGACGTCATTATTTTAGATAAATCCGGAACGGTTCTGTGGGCGAATAAAGCGGTTCGTGATCGGTTCGAGGGACATCATGGAAATATTCTTGGGCTTGACTATCGCGTACTGTATTACGGGACCGTCAACCCAAATGTTCGCCCTCCTTGGGATTCAGTGTTACAAGGCGCATTATCTGCAGCGGTAGAAATTCCGCTTCCCAAACTGAATGGATGGTTTTCCGTTTCCTGCTATCCCTTGTACGACATTGAAGGAAAGCAATGGGGAGCGATATCAATTATTAAAGACATTAGTGACCGTCGGCGTGTAGAAGAGGCCCTTCGGGATATTGCTCAGGGGGCCCCTGCTGCTGGTGGCGCCGCGTTCTTTCGGGCTTTGGCTAAAGACCTTGCCAAGGCCCTCGATGTTCAATACGCATTTCTGGCGGAGCTAAACGAATCTACCCTTCAAGAAGCCAAGACCGTGGCAGTTTGGGCCCGAGATCATTTTACGGATAACTTTGCATGGAGCTTGGTGGATACTCTAGGTTCGCAAATCCTTCAAAGTAAATCGCCTTGCTGGGGAAACGAATGTCAACATCTCCATTCCAAAGATCCGTTATTAGTCAAATGGAACATTCAGAGTTATATTGGCATTCCCCTTCAAAATTCTTTAGGCCAAATCATTGGGTTAATCGTCGGAATGGATTCGGAGCCCGTGCGGAATTTGCCGTTGGCTCAATCCATCCTTGGAGTGTTTGCCGTTCGTGCCGCAAGTGAATTGGAACGCAAACGTGCTGAAGAAGCCTTGCGTGACAACAAAGAACGCTATCGAGCGATTGCCGAACATGCCTATGATTTAATTTTTGAAATCCGGCCCAATGGATCTCTTCTGTATCTGAGTCCCAGTTGTGGAGAAGTTCTTGGATACGACCTTCAAGAATTTCAGCAATATAATTTTCTCGACCTTCTTCATCCTGAGGATCAAGAATCTCTCAATCCTAACTTTGAAAACAATATTCGTTTATTGCATGACTGGCAGATGGAATGCCGATTACATCACCAATCAGGAGAATGGAGGTGGTTTGAAAGCCATGTTAAACCCTTCCGGACCACCACAGGAGATATTCTTGCCGTTGTCGTATCCAGAGATATTACGGAACGGCGACGAATCGAGGAGGAACGTCTTCGTGCCACAAAATTAGAATCCATTGGTATTTTGGCTGGTGGGATTGCCCATGACTTCAACAACATTCTCACCGCGGTGTTTGCGAATATTGGTTAGGCTAAAATGTTAACTACCAAAGAATCAACGGGATCGAGTCCGACAACCGTCGAGCGATTAACCGCCGCCGAAAAAGCTTGTCTCCGAGCACGGGACCTGACCAAACAGTTGCTGACGTTTGCTAAAGGTGGAACTTCGGTCAAAAATCGCGCCTCTGTCATTCGATTAATTAATGATACGGCCGGCTTTTCCCTGCGAGGATCAAATGTTCGGTGCGATCTGATATTGCCTGAAGACCTGTGGTCGGTGGAGGTCGATGAAGGACAAATGAGCCAGGTAATCCAAAACCTCATTATTAATGCTGATCAAGCCATGCCGAATGGAGGGGTAATCAAAATCGTTGCGGAAAACATCGCCGTGGACAATTCTCAAAGTTTACCCATTCAATCCGGTCAATATGTCAGGGTATCGATTCAAGACCAGGGTACTGGCATTCATCCAGAGAACCTTTCCAAAATTTTCGATCCCTATTACACCACTAAACAAAAGGGCAATGGCTTGGGGCTCGCGACAACCTATTCAATTATTAAACGCCATGATGGTCATATCACGGTCCAGTCTGATCTTGGCATTGGCACGACCTTTGTCTTTTATTTACCGGCCGTCGAAATGGGTGGGACGGAAATTGTCGTTGAAGAACAACGTTTCACACATGGCTCTGGTCGTCTGCTCGTGATGGAAGATGAGGAAGATATTCGTGATATCCTTGGGACGATGTTAGTTCATTTGGGCTATGAAGTAGATTTTGCTTCTGATGGCATTGCCGCCATTGAACTCTATCGGCAAGCTCAACAGGCAGGGCAACGATATGTAGCCACCATCATGGATTTGACCATTCCTGGTGGGTTAGGCGGGAAAGAAGCCATTCATCAACTCAAAGATCTTGATCCAGATATCGTGGCGTTAGTCTCCAGCGGTTATTCGAATGATCCGGTGATTGCCAATCCCGAACAATTTGGATTTAAAGGCATGGTGGCAAAGCCCTACAATCTTTCCGACCTAGGTAAAGCACTGGATCGGGCTTTAGGCCAGGATGACCAGACTAGCAATTCATCTTCCTGAAGAGAACTCCCGCGCAATATCGTCGGGAGAAAACACCCCTCGCTCCGTAATAATTCCTGCGACATACTCCGCCGGAGTGACATCAAACGCAGGATTGACAATTTTCACATCTTCAGGAGCAATTCGAGGACTTCCATGGACGGATAAAACTTCCTCTCGACTTCGTTCTTCAATAGGAATGGCATCGCCGTTTGGGGTGTCCATATCAATGGTTGAAGACGGTGCCGCGACATAAAACGGGATGCCATGAGCTTTCGCTAGCACTGCCACGGAATATGTTCCAATTTTATTAGCCACATCTCCATTGGCAGCAATCCGATCCGCTCCTACGACACAAACGTGAATTTTTCCCTGTCGCATCATGGTGCCCGCCATGTTATCGGTGATTAAAGTCACAGGAATTCCATCTTGCATTAATTCCCAAGCCGTGAGCCGTGCGCCTTGGAGGACAGGTCTGGTCTCATCAGCAAACACTTCAATATTTTTTCCAGATTCCCACGCTGCCCGAATTACACCTAACGCCGTCCCATATCCCGCAGTGGCCAGTGCGCCGGCATTACAATGTGTCAGAATTGTCTGCCCATGCTGAATTAACTCGGCCCCATATCGTCCCATCGTTCGACACATCTCAATATCTTCCTGACAAATCGCTTCCGCTTCATGAACCAAGCATGCCTTGAGCTCTACAATTGAGAGGTTTGGTTGAAGCTCTATCACCTGCTTCATTCGATTAATGGCCCAAAACAGGTTCACCGCCGTCGGTCTGGTGGACGCCAGATGATCCCCAATCTTGCCGATGGCTGTTACAAATTCTTGGCGGTCGGTACTCTGAACAGCATTTGCTCCTAGGGCTATCCCCATAGCGGCAGTCACCCCAATGGCCGGGGCGCCTCGCACACGAAGTTCACGAATGGCATTGGCCACCGCCTGATAGTCTCGACAGTCTAGGATCTCAACTCGGCCAGGCAACTGGCTCTGATCCAATAACCGAACCACGCCATCCTTCCACTCTACGGTTGGAATCATGAATTGCGCCCTTTTCTTTCTCCGTTCTCAATCAACGTCTGAGTCCTGTTTGGTTCCATGCGACTTTACCCTTTGATATTTCCGATGGGCAAGAACTCGGCTACTTTCTTTGTAATGCCGGCTGTTTCAACAGCTTCCACAATCTGGGAAATATTTTTATAGGCAAGCCCAGCTTCTTCTGCCAACCCTGACATGGACACCGCTTTCACTAAAATCCCGCGTTGGGCCATCTCCTGTAATAATTGACCCCCACGAACTTGCCGTTTGGCTTGGGCCCGAGACATGGTTCGCCCCGCGCCATGCATGGTAGACCCAAAGGATTCCTTCATGGCCTGCGACGTTCCCACCAAAAGGTAGGACCCTGTTTCCATCGAACCCCCACAAATCACCGGTTGCCCAATCTGCCGAAAGGCATCAGGAAGTTCAGGGCTGCCAGGACCAAAGGCCCGCGTCGCTCCTTTTCGATGTACGAGCAAAGGTTTATTGAAGTACTTTTCAACCTTGGCAATGTTATGTGCAACGTCGTACACCTGATGCATACCCAGAGATTCTGGAGATTGTTGAAAGACCTTACCAAAGGCTTCTCGTATTTGGTGAGCAATGACCTGACGGTTTGCAAACGCCGTATTCGCGGCACAATTCATCGCGGCAAAGTATTCCTGTCCCTCGGTGGACTGAAAGGGAGCACAGGCTAATTGTTGATCTTTAACATGAAGTCCATAGCGAGGCATCGCTTTTTCAAACGTTCGCAGATAATCCGTACCAACTTGGTGACCAAACCCTCGAGAGCCACAGTGAAACATGATCACGATTTGGTCATGTCCGTGAATACCTAGAGCTTCAGCGATCGCATGGTCATAAATTCGATCGTGGTGAACCACTTGCACTTCCAAGTAGTGATTACCCGCCCCTAAGGTTCCCAATTGATTCATACCCCGTTTCATCGCATGTTCAGAAATACAATCGGGATCCGCGCCTGAAAGACAGCCGCTTGCCTCAGTCCGACTGAGGTCTTCATCCCATCCATATCCCTGATCTACACACCAGCGAGCGCCCTTTCGCATAATCTCTTGAAATTTCTTATTGTTGAGTTTCACAAATCCTCTCGCCCCAACACCTGCTGGTACGGTACGAAATAATTCAGTCATTAAGGCATCTAATCGTGGACGCACATCGGCCAGGGTCAAGTCTGTTCTGATCAATCGCATACCACAATTAATGTCATACCCCACACCGCCTGGAGATATAATTCCATGCTGCAGATCAAATGCTGCAACCCCTCCAATAGGAAATCCATATCCCCAATGGCCATCGGGCATACACAAGGCATATTCCTGAATGCCTGGCAGGCAAGCCACGTTCGTTACTTGTTCAAACACACCGGCATCCATATCTTGCAATACTTTTTCCGTGCCATATATACGAGCAGGAACCTGCATGCCAGGCTTTTCCGATTTGGGTATTTCCCACAAGGCCTCGGAAATTCGATTTACGGTCATGGACGTTGAAAATTTCATGAAGAACCCTATTTAAAACTATTACACATCGACCACCACTCGAGCTTGATACTTGCCGAGTTCGGCATGTACCTCATACAGATGCTTAGTAATCGCTTTGACATCGGAGCGAAGTTCCTGAATCTTTCCATCAATCTGATCACCAAAAACCATACCGCGAATATGCCATGTGTGAGAATCAAGATCTTCTTCTACGTCCGCCTTAATTTCATGATACACAACTGCTTCTGCATCTTTGAGAAACACCAAGGTAGAAAGCCATTCAAACAACAGCTCATCCAAGGAGGCTTGGGTCAACCTGACTTCATGCGACCACTGAGAGCCAACTGTGAAGGGATCAGCCATCAAATTCAATAGCGCCTCCCCAGCGGCCATGAATAATTCCGAGGGGGTATCTCCCCATGCATCAAATGCCATATCGGCATGGGCTACATTTTCAATAAACTGAAAGCCTCTACTCATTAATTGGGTAGCAAATTGTTAATATTGTTTAGGTAAATTGCAAAAGAGAAAGCACCCGACAACCGAAAGATTGATGCTACGTTGAAGCTTATATTCACAGCAGAGAACTAACTAAATTAAATAGATTAACTCAAAACGTTATTGCCCCTTCCCTTTA
This window encodes:
- a CDS encoding archease, with the protein product MSRGFQFIENVAHADMAFDAWGDTPSELFMAAGEALLNLMADPFTVGSQWSHEVRLTQASLDELLFEWLSTLVFLKDAEAVVYHEIKADVEEDLDSHTWHIRGMVFGDQIDGKIQELRSDVKAITKHLYEVHAELGKYQARVVVDV
- the mtnA gene encoding S-methyl-5-thioribose-1-phosphate isomerase: MIPTVEWKDGVVRLLDQSQLPGRVEILDCRDYQAVANAIRELRVRGAPAIGVTAAMGIALGANAVQSTDRQEFVTAIGKIGDHLASTRPTAVNLFWAINRMKQVIELQPNLSIVELKACLVHEAEAICQEDIEMCRTMGRYGAELIQHGQTILTHCNAGALATAGYGTALGVIRAAWESGKNIEVFADETRPVLQGARLTAWELMQDGIPVTLITDNMAGTMMRQGKIHVCVVGADRIAANGDVANKIGTYSVAVLAKAHGIPFYVAAPSSTIDMDTPNGDAIPIEERSREEVLSVHGSPRIAPEDVKIVNPAFDVTPAEYVAGIITERGVFSPDDIAREFSSGR
- a CDS encoding HD-GYP domain-containing protein — protein: MESSQSPQATILIVEDEEGPRESLKMVLSPHFNLYSVDNAEVALNILKEQEIDLVTLDLKLPGKQGMDLLQKIRDEGRDTEVVIITGYGTLESAVNAIQHGIAAYITKPFNIPDLLGVIHKALDRRRQVDTLRGSLEAFSSLWVPAGEPASLTEKLRTLLGAKNPELAQHAQRVHYYTSLLLEHMELPAKSKEGIQLGALLHDIGQLGLQGRLALGNSEHTTEEKELLACHPVIGERMLQSMTFPEETRDVIRSHHERFDGTGFPNQLQGEAIPLAARVVGIANTFDNLVSGGVDTMPVTVPEAREYIRQEAGKALDPALADLFAKIVG
- a CDS encoding RtcB family protein, producing the protein MKFSTSMTVNRISEALWEIPKSEKPGMQVPARIYGTEKVLQDMDAGVFEQVTNVACLPGIQEYALCMPDGHWGYGFPIGGVAAFDLQHGIISPGGVGYDINCGMRLIRTDLTLADVRPRLDALMTELFRTVPAGVGARGFVKLNNKKFQEIMRKGARWCVDQGYGWDEDLSRTEASGCLSGADPDCISEHAMKRGMNQLGTLGAGNHYLEVQVVHHDRIYDHAIAEALGIHGHDQIVIMFHCGSRGFGHQVGTDYLRTFEKAMPRYGLHVKDQQLACAPFQSTEGQEYFAAMNCAANTAFANRQVIAHQIREAFGKVFQQSPESLGMHQVYDVAHNIAKVEKYFNKPLLVHRKGATRAFGPGSPELPDAFRQIGQPVICGGSMETGSYLLVGTSQAMKESFGSTMHGAGRTMSRAQAKRQVRGGQLLQEMAQRGILVKAVSMSGLAEEAGLAYKNISQIVEAVETAGITKKVAEFLPIGNIKG
- a CDS encoding ATP-binding protein — encoded protein: MLTTKESTGSSPTTVERLTAAEKACLRARDLTKQLLTFAKGGTSVKNRASVIRLINDTAGFSLRGSNVRCDLILPEDLWSVEVDEGQMSQVIQNLIINADQAMPNGGVIKIVAENIAVDNSQSLPIQSGQYVRVSIQDQGTGIHPENLSKIFDPYYTTKQKGNGLGLATTYSIIKRHDGHITVQSDLGIGTTFVFYLPAVEMGGTEIVVEEQRFTHGSGRLLVMEDEEDIRDILGTMLVHLGYEVDFASDGIAAIELYRQAQQAGQRYVATIMDLTIPGGLGGKEAIHQLKDLDPDIVALVSSGYSNDPVIANPEQFGFKGMVAKPYNLSDLGKALDRALGQDDQTSNSSS
- a CDS encoding PAS domain S-box protein; translated protein: MSKIHQTPQELTDEVTTLKARIAQLEASEVRRKRAELTLRAAAEEWEQSFNALTDDVIILDKSGTVLWANKAVRDRFEGHHGNILGLDYRVLYYGTVNPNVRPPWDSVLQGALSAAVEIPLPKLNGWFSVSCYPLYDIEGKQWGAISIIKDISDRRRVEEALRDIAQGAPAAGGAAFFRALAKDLAKALDVQYAFLAELNESTLQEAKTVAVWARDHFTDNFAWSLVDTLGSQILQSKSPCWGNECQHLHSKDPLLVKWNIQSYIGIPLQNSLGQIIGLIVGMDSEPVRNLPLAQSILGVFAVRAASELERKRAEEALRDNKERYRAIAEHAYDLIFEIRPNGSLLYLSPSCGEVLGYDLQEFQQYNFLDLLHPEDQESLNPNFENNIRLLHDWQMECRLHHQSGEWRWFESHVKPFRTTTGDILAVVVSRDITERRRIEEERLRATKLESIGILAGGIAHDFNNILTAVFANIG